The Apium graveolens cultivar Ventura chromosome 11, ASM990537v1, whole genome shotgun sequence genome has a window encoding:
- the LOC141697112 gene encoding phosphatidate cytidylyltransferase 1: MNKDNTSSLPSTPTARLRRRRGSSENSPDVSKANGNHLLVGDKNKYKSMLVRAYSTVWMIGGFVFTIYMGHLYIWAMVVIIQIFMAKELFSLLRKTHEDSHLPGFRQLNWHFFFTAMLFVYGRILSQRLVNTVTSDKYLYQLVGRLVKYHMVTCYFLYIAGFMWFILTLKKKMYKYQFGQYAWTHMILIVVFTQSSFTVANIFEGIFWFLLPASLIVINDIAAYIFGFFFGKTPLIKLSPKKTWEGFIGASVTTIISAFVLANVLGKSQWLTCPRKDLLTGWLHCDPGPLFKPEYFALPAWFPSWFPYKEIEVLPVQWHALWLGLFASIIAPFGGFFASGFKRAFKIKDFGDSIPGHGGMTDRMDCQMVMAVFAYIYHQSFVTPQSVSVEMILDQILMNLSFEEQRALYTKLAQIIQETQFGRP, translated from the exons AATTCTCCGGACGTGAGCAAAGCAAATGGAAATCACCTACTGGTCGgtgataaaaataaatacaagtcaATGTTAGTACGTGCATATTCAACTGTATGGATGATTGGGGGATTTGTCTTCACAATCTACATGGGGCATCTCTATATTTGGGCTATGGTTGTCATCATCCAAATTTTCATGGCAAAAGAGCTGTTTAGTCTACTAAGAAAAACACATGAAGACAGTCATCTTCCTGGATTTAGGCAGTTGAATTG GCACTTTTTCTTCACTGCAATGCTATTTGTATACGGCCGCATTCTCAGTCAACGGCTCGTTAATACTGTAACTTCAGACAAATATCTATATCAACTTGTGGGAAGACTTGTCAAGTATCATATGGTAACTTGTTATTTCTTGTATATTGCAG GTTTCATGTGGTTCATTCTTACATTAAAGAAGAAGATGTACAAGTATCAGTTTGGTCAATATGCATGGACACACATGATCCTTATTGTGGTCTTCACACAGTCCTCCTTCACTGTAGCCAACATATTTGAGGGAATTTTCTG GTTTCTTCTTCCAGCATCACTTATTGTAATCAATGACATTGCTGCTTATATTTTTGGATTCTTCTTTGGTAAAACCCCTCTAATCAAGTTATCTCCGAAGAAGACATGGGAAGGTTTTATTGGAGCATCTGTTACAACTATAATTTCTGCATTTGTG CTCGCTAATGTTCTGGGCAAATCTCAGTGGCTTACATGTCCTCGGAAG GATCTGTTAACTGGTTGGCTTCATTGTGATCCTGGTCCTTTGTTTAAGCCGGAATATTTTGCGCTACCTGCATGGTTTCCTTCTTGG TTCCCTTATAAAGAAATTGAAGTTCTTCCGGTGCAATGGCATGCACTGTGGCTCGGTCTTTTTGCATCTATAATTGCACCTTTTGGCGGTTTCTTTGCTAGTGGTTTCAAAAGAGCTTTCAAGATAAAG GATTTTGGTGATAGTATTCCTGGTCATGGTGGAATGACAGATAGAATGGATTGCCAG ATGGTGATGGCTGTGTTTGCTTACATATACCACCAGTCATTTGTTACGCCTCAGAGTGTATCAGTCGAGATGATTTTGGACCAG ATATTGATGAACCTTAGTTTTGAGGAGCAACGGGCATTGTACACAAAGCTTGCACAGATAATTCAGGAGACCCAATTTGGAAGACCGTGA